The genomic DNA GTCACCTGGGTGAAGCTGCCGGAGATCTGCGCCCGGCCGCCGGTGATCGGCTCCTGGATGACCGGCGCGGAGATCACCACGCCGTCCAGGACCATGGCGACCTGGTTGCGCGGCGCCTGCGAGTTGAAGGCGGTGGTGGTGATCTTCGACCACTGGTCCGGGCCCTGACCCTTGAAGGAGAGCTGGACGAGCCACTCTCCGGTGGTCGGGTCCACGCCGGAGGACGCGGTGTCGATCGCGCTGCCGGTCACGGCCGCCTTGTCGAGCACGTATTTGGCGCTGCCGTCCTGGCTGCAGGCAACGAACTGCTTGGCGGGGTCGTCCTGGGCGCCCTGGCCCTTGTGCTTGGCGCAGTCGATCGCCTCGAACTGCTTGAGCACCGCCGGGTCGATGCCGGTGGTGTCCACACCCGCCATCGGGTCGTCGGCCGGGGTCGTCGGCTGCGCCGACGGAGCGGCGCTCTGGCTCGGCGTGGCGGACGGGGGCGCGTTCTTGGCCTCGTTCTTCTTGCCCGCGCCGTTCTGATCGGCACCGTTCTTGACGGGCCTGTCCGAGGGGGCGGCCGTGGCCCCCGGGCTCGGGTTGGTGAGCGCGGAGGAGAGGGCGCGACCGGCGGGCGAGGCGCTCGGGCTCGGCGTGACCGTCTGCGACGGCTTGGGTGCCTTGGAGTTCTGCTTACCGGTGGCCGTGGGTGAGGCCGCCGGCGTCGGCGCCTCGGTGGGCAGCTGGCCCGGAGGCGGGGGCGACCCGGCCGTGACCGCCAGCACCTGGCGGAATCGCAGCTCCGCGGTCGTGCCGACCAGCTTGACGACTTCCTCCTGGCCTACTCCGGGGACGGAGATGACGATGTTGTCACCGGATTTGGCGACCTCGGCGTCGGAGATTCCGCTGCCGTTCACCCGGTTGCGGATGATGCCCACCGCCAGGTTGAGGCTCTCCTCGGTGGGAGCACTGCCGTTCGGCGTAACGGGCTGCAGCGTCACTGTCGTGCCGCCGGCGAGGTCGAGGCCATATTCCGGGGTGAATGCCCTGTTCAGGAACATCACCCCGCCCATGGCGAGAATAATCACCAGAAGCACCAGGAGCATGCGCCCCGGTCGGTTCTGGCCGCTGGTCGGTCGGGCCACTGGTCGTCAGTTCTTTCGGCTATAGGGGTGGTCGGTGGGCCTGGTCGTCACTTCTTCGACGAGTCCTGGTCCTCACCGTACGGCTTGACGCTCTCCACCACATTGTCGTCCACAACGTCGGCGGACTTGACATCCTCGTCCTCGACACCGTCGACCGGGGTCAGCACGCGACCGATCGCAGCCTTGATCCAACGGGTCTCGACACCGGGTGCGATCTCCAGGATCACGTCGTCGGCGTCGATCGCCACCACGGTCGCGAAAAGACCGGTCGTGGTCATGATGCGCGTCCCGGGGGCCAGGGAGTTCTGCATCTGGGCCTGCTCCTGCTGCC from Streptosporangium sp. NBC_01756 includes the following:
- the secD gene encoding protein translocase subunit SecD yields the protein MLLVLLVIILAMGGVMFLNRAFTPEYGLDLAGGTTVTLQPVTPNGSAPTEESLNLAVGIIRNRVNGSGISDAEVAKSGDNIVISVPGVGQEEVVKLVGTTAELRFRQVLAVTAGSPPPPGQLPTEAPTPAASPTATGKQNSKAPKPSQTVTPSPSASPAGRALSSALTNPSPGATAAPSDRPVKNGADQNGAGKKNEAKNAPPSATPSQSAAPSAQPTTPADDPMAGVDTTGIDPAVLKQFEAIDCAKHKGQGAQDDPAKQFVACSQDGSAKYVLDKAAVTGSAIDTASSGVDPTTGEWLVQLSFKGQGPDQWSKITTTAFNSQAPRNQVAMVLDGVVISAPVIQEPITGGRAQISGSFTQVTADELASQLKFGALPLKFEKSSINEVSSTLGADQLRGGLIAGAIGLALVLIYSMLYYRGLGIVSVLSLVVATILTYESVVILSEFAGFRLSLSHIIGLIVSIGITADSFIVYFERIRDEMKEGRRSLRTAVEVAWVRARRTILIADAVMFIAAVVLYFLAVGGVAGFAFAMGLTTLIDIAVVFMFTKPFVALLAKRKFFAKGHKLSGLDAERMSQSPVGSTTVPQEA
- the yajC gene encoding preprotein translocase subunit YajC; the protein is MGGNYSSLIMIALMVVVFYFLLIRPQRKRQQEQAQMQNSLAPGTRIMTTTGLFATVVAIDADDVILEIAPGVETRWIKAAIGRVLTPVDGVEDEDVKSADVVDDNVVESVKPYGEDQDSSKK